A window of Sinimarinibacterium sp. NLF-5-8 genomic DNA:
CGATCTGTTCAAATCCGCGCGCGGCAAAAAAGGCTTTGAGCGGGTCGATCTGTTCGGTCTGGATGTTGATCAGAAATTGGTTGGGCGTATCCGCAGGCAACTGCTGCTGCCAGCGGCTGAGCAAGTCGTCGCGCACCACGGTGACCAGCAGCAACGCCAGCAGCGCCAGACCCAGCGCGCAGATTTGCGCAATGCTGGCGTGCTTGCGGCGCGCGATGTTGCCCAGCCCAAAGCGCCATGACAGCCCTGCCGATTGGCGCATCGGTGCCAGCAGTCTGACCAGCAGCCAGGCCATTGCCGCCAAAACCGCCAATGCAGCGGCGCTGCCGCCGAGCACGGCCAGCGCCAGATTGACATCGCGCGTGGCCATCCACAGCAGGGCCGCGGCGCTGATCAAGGCCAGCAGCCAGACCACGCGCGCGCTGCGATCGGTGTCCCGCGCGCGTTGAAAAACCCGCAATGGCGGGGTGCGCCGTGCCGCCAGCAGCGGTGGTGCGGCAAAGCCGAGCAGCATCAGCAATCCCAGCGCGGCGGCGCTGAGCAGCGGCCACAGCGGTGCGGCGGGCAAGCTCAGTTGCATGGCCTGGGCCAGCACGGCGGCAAGCATCAGTTGCACGCCGTAGCCCAGCAGTGCGCCGAGGCTGGCGGCAATGGTGCCGATCAGCAGCAGTTGCAGCAGCAGCGCGCGCGCCAGAAAGCCTTGGCGCGCGCCCAGGGTTTTGAGCAGGGCGATTTCATCGCGCAGTTTTTCGCCGTATTGCTGGGCAGACAATGCCACTGCGGCGCAGGCGAGCAAGGTGGCGGCGAGGATGGCCACGTCCAGAAACTGCCCGGCGCGATCCAGGGCGCTGCGGATTTCACGGCGCGCGTCTTGCGGCTGGATGCGTTTGATCGGATTGGGCACGTCCATTTCGAGCAGCGGCGACAAGGCCTGCGGGGTGCCGGCAAACAAGCGGCTGTATTCCACCCGGCTGCCTGCGCCGATGAGCTGGGTTGCGGGCAGATCGGCGGCGTTGATCATCACCCGTGGGGCGAGGTCGCTGAAGCTGCCGCCACGGTCGGGTTCGCTGTCGAGCACCTGGGTCACGCGCAGGTGGACGGCACCGACTTGCAGCGTGGCATCGTGTTTGAGCTGTAGCGTCTGGAACAGGCGTGCGTCGGCCCAGGCGGTGCCGGGTGCGGGAATCTCTGTGCTGACGCGCGCGCGGGCAAAAGGCTCATCGCTGATGCGCAGCTCGCCGCGCAAGGGATAGCCGGGGTTGACGGCCTTGATCGACGCCAGCACGGATTGATCTTCGGCAAACACCACCGTGGCAAAGCTGGTGGTGTCCACGCTGCGCACCGCAGGCGGCGCGCGCAAGCTGTCGGGCAGCGGCGCGCGCGCGCGAAACAGCAGGTCGGCGCCCAGGGCTTCGCCGGTTTGCGCGGCCAGCGCCGCGCGCACCCGTTCGGTGAACAGATTGACCGATGCCACCGCGGCAATCGCCACCACCAATGACAACAGCAAGACCCAGACCTCGCCCGAGCGCCAGCCACGGCGCAGGCGGCGCATGGCAAAAACACCGGCGCTACTCATGGATCCGTCCTTCGCGCAGCGTCAGGGTGCGCGCGCAGCGTGCGGCCAGTTGCAGATCGTGGGTGACCAGAATCAGGGTGGTGCCGCGCGCGGCATTCATTTCAAACAGCAGCTCGATGATGTGCGCGCCGGTGCTGGTATCGAGATTTCCGGTGGGTTCATCGGCAAATAAAATCGACGGCGAACTGCAAAACGCGCGCGCCAGCGCAACACGCTGCTGTTCGCCGCCGGAGAGCTGGTGCGGATAGTGATGCAGCCGCGCCGCAAGCCCGACCCGCGCCAGTTCGGCCTGCGCGCGCGCGCGGGCGTCGGCCAGCCCCGCCAGTTCTGCCGGCAGCATCACGTTTTCCAGCGCGGTGAATCCGGCCAAAAGCTGGAATGACTGAAACACAAAGCCCACACGTCCGGCGCGCAGGGCCGCGCGCGCATCCTCATCCAGACCCTCCAGGGATCGGCCATCGAGCACCACCTCGCCGGCGCTGGGCATATCCAGCCCCGCCAGCAGCGACAGCAGCGTGGTTTTGCCGGAACCGGAGCGGCCGACGATCGCCACCGACTCGCCGGCACCAACGGTCAGGCTCACATCGTCCAGAATAGTCAGCTCTGCGGTGCCGCTGTGCACCCGCTTGACCACTTTTTTTGCTGCAACCAGCGGTGTCTCTGCCATGAAAAAAACCATCCTGTTGATTGTGATGTGGGCCTGTGCGAGTTGGACGACGGCGCTCGCCGCTGCCGAGCCGGTCATTCTAGTGATGGGCGACAGTTTGAGTGCCGCCTACGGCATCCCCGCCGACCGTGGCTGGGTGGCGTTGCTGCAAGCGCGGCTGCAAAAAAACGGATCGCGCGCGCGCGTGGTCAACGCCAGCGTCAGCGGTGAAACCAGCAGTGGCGGCCTGGCGCGCCTGCCCGCCTTGCTGCAAAAGCATCAACCGCGATGGGTGCTGATCGAGCTGGGTGCCAATGATGGGCTGCGCGGGCAGCCGGTCAAGGCGATGCAGGCCAATCTGGGCCAGATGATTGAACTTGCGCGCGCGGCCAATGCCAGGCCGGTGCTGTTTGAAATGCGCATCCCCAGCAACTACGGGCCGGTCTATACCGAGCAATTCGCAGCCAGCTTCGGGCGCGTGGCCGAGGCCACGCAAACCCCGTTGCTGCCGTTTTTTTTGGCGCCGATCGCGCTCGATGCATCGGCCTTTCTGGATGATGGCATTCATCCCGGAGCGCGCGCGCAACCGCTGCTTCTGGATGCGGTCTGGCCGACGCTGGCGCCGCTGCTCCGGGAGTGACGCCCGTGGCTGACCGGCTGTGACCCCGACCCACGGGCGGCTCCGCTGTGGCGGGCGTCGGCGCTAGAAGTGCTCGCCCTTGAACAGGTTGGCAAACACCACCTGCTCCAGCGTGGGCTTGCCGCCTTCGCGACGCCCTTTGGCGGCGCTGGAGGACGGGAACAGCTTGAACCCCTTGTTCAGCACATAGTCGTTGGCCTTGGGCCACAGCGCGTAGCTGACGGCCGCCGCGGTGCCCAGTGGCGTGGCGATGGATTTGGGTTTGTCGATGATCGCCTTGAGCACGGTATCACCGGCTTTTTCCGGGCTCCACGTCGGCACATAGTCGTAGAGCTTGGTCGGCGCAATCATCGGCGTGCGCACCAGCGGCATGTAAATGGCGGTGACTTCGATGTTCAGATGCTTGACCTCGGCCGACAGGCAGCGGGAGAACGCATCCAGCGCCGATTTGCTGGCCACATACGCCGAAAAGCGCGCGGCGTTGGCCAGCACGCCGATGGAGCTGATGTTGATGATCTGCCCGCCCTTGCGTTTGGCCATGCTCGGCAAAAAGTTCATGATCATCCGCACCGCGCCAAAGTAGTTGAGCTGCATGGTGCGTTCGTAATCATGGAAGCGGTCGAGCGATTCCATGACCGCGCGGCGGATCGAGCGGCCGGCGTTGTTGATCAGCACATCCACCTGACCAAAATCAGCGAGGATTTGCTGTGAACAGGCGTCAATGGCGGCCATATCGTTCAGATCGCAGGGGTAAACGTGTGCCTCCCCGCCCATTTGTTCGAGGATGTCGCGCGTGGCCTCCAATTTTTCACGGGTGCGCGCAACCAGAATCACCTTGGCACCGGCGGCGGCGAGTTTTTTGGCGACCATGAAACCGATGCCGGATGAAGCACCAGTCACCACGGCGACCTTGCCGCTGAGCTTTTGCACCGCGCGCGCGGGGACTTTGACGTCCAGATCCAGATGCAATTCCCAATAGGCCCACAAGGTATCGGCGTAATCCCGAAAATCCGGGCAGCTGATGCCTGAGCCTTTGAGCACTTTGCGCGCGTTCTTGTCGTCAAAAATGGCCTGGTTGGTGACATAACCGAGCACCGAAACCGGCATGCCGATCGCCTTGGAAATACGGCGTGCAACGGCATCGGGAATCCGTGCGGTGACCTGCTGGCTGAGTTTTTTCACGACCCTGGGCACGGCAGGCAGTTCGAGCTGCTTGGCAAAGTTGGGGCCATGTGCGGCTTCAAACAGGGTTTGCAGCAATTCGCCGACGGTGGGTGATTGCGCCTGGATCAGGCAGAAACATTCGCCGTCATGCCCTTCGGCATGGGCGATGTAATCCAGCGCCTTGGCCACATAATCCACCGGCGTCAGCGGCACATGGCCGCCTTCGACGCCCAGCAGCGGCAGCCATTTGGGCACGGCAAAGCTGACCTTCTGGATGGTTTTGAAGAAGTAATACGGGCCGTCGATCTTGTCCATCTCGCCGGTTTCGGAATGGCCGACGACGATGCCGGGACGGTAAATCCGGAAGGCGATGGTGGATTCTTCACGAACAATTTTTTCCGACTCGAACTTGGTGCGGAAATAAGGATGGTTCAGGCTTTGACCCTGATCGAACATGTCCTCGGTAAAGCGGCCCACGAAATCACCGCCCGCCACCGCCACGCTGGAAACATGGTGCAGGCGCACACCGCCCCCCAGCGCATTGCACAACTGCACGACGTTGCGGGTGCCTTCGTTATTGATGCGATTGCCGGTTTCGTCGTCCATCGCCATGTCGTACACGGCGGCCAGATGAAAGACGTGATCGATCTTGCCTTTGAGCTTTTTCAGGTCGGCCGCCGAGATCACGCCCGCTTCGGTGATGTCGCCTTCCACCGCAATCAAACGCTGTCCGGCCCCGCCATAGCGTGCCTGCAACGCAGCAAACTTGTGGATCGAACTGGCGCGTACCAGCACATGCACCTGCGCATCGGCGCGCGCGAGCAGTTGTTCAAGTAAGAATTTGCCGATAAAGCCGGTTGCGCCGGTGACGAAGTAATTCATGGTGATCCCCTCATGCAAATGAAGTAAGCAAAAATCGCCCCCATAGCATAACGCCTGAATCGCGGAAAACTATGTCCGCCGTGCCAATCAAGGGGCGTTGAAAACAGCATCGGGTGCCCGCGCCGGTTGCAGCGGGCGCCGCGCGCACAAAACGGCCTGATTGCGGGTTTTCAGCGTCGCGGCGGAACCCGTTGCTCCGGCAAGGCCTGCATCCAGCCAATCCCGCCGGGATAGCTGATGAACCACCACAGGCCATCCTTGTTGCGCACGACCTGCCGTTTGATGATTTCGCTGCCAGACATCAGCAGCACAGAAGTCGATCCGATCCTGGGGGTGTCGTGTACCGGCATCGACAGCGGCAGAAAAATCGATGCACCCAATGCGCGGTCTTCGGCGCTCAGGCTTGGTTTGTTCGCCACATCCTCGATGGCGGCGCGCGCGCCATGGATTTGCCCATCGGCGTCGGTGGCGGTGTCGCGCGCGCGCGGTGGCGGTGTGGGCGCGGCAGCATCGGTTTTGCGTGGGGGCGGCACTGCGGCGATAGGAGCGCTGCTGCTGCCGAGCGCGCGCGGTTTGAGGCCGGCATCGGCTGCTTGCACGGCCACATCTTCAACCGGCGTGGGCGGGGTGGAAACGTCTTCCCAGCCGATTTGCGGCCCCTGGTCTGCTGCTTCCGGCGGGTTGTCGTCCCAGCCGCGCTCGGCGCTGCGCTGCAACGGCAGGCAGGCGCTCAACATCATCAGGGCCAGCCCCCCGATTGCCCAACGGTGATGATGCATGGACATCTCCCGATTCGAATGTGACTCAATGGAAGCATCACCTTACCCGACTGTCCGGGCACCGCGCAGCATGGCAGATGAAAGGCAGTCAACGGCGGGAGCAGCACCCCAAAAAATTGCCCTGCTGCGTCAACCATCCGATTGATCGCAAGCAGGGCAAGGGGTTACCGCAGAGCCGGGATAGCGGCGGGTTTACTGGATCGGCGTGCCGTTGATCTTGCCGCTGACCAACACGCTTTCGTCTGTCGCCCCGTTATCGCTGGTAGAAGTCGATTTGAGAAAGTAACCGCTGCCGACTGCAAACCATGTTGTGGTGTCTGTTTGTGTGGCTGATGAAGGAGCACCCGTCAGGGATGTGGTGCTGGTGTTTTCATCAAAAAACTTGCAGGCCGTAAATGTCCCGGCCGGCACCGTCACAGACTCTTGTCCTAAATAAGTGATTGTGGTGGTGGTCGTCGTCGTCAGCGTTTTGCCCTGTGAAAATCCTGCGGCGGCTATCTCGGTATAGGTGTCATAAGTCTGGTCAAAACTTTGTCCGGGATTCAGATCAAACCGCTGTTGCCGGCCGGGCTCTAATGTGACGGTAGTATCGATCGCAAAGCCATTGGATGTCGCGGTTATGTGTGTCCCCAAAAAGTTTGCTGTGGTTCCGCTGATTTGGCTGTATTGCAAGCTGTTGACAACATCAGAATTAAATTCCGGATTGGTGGTTGAGCGCGCTTGTGAGTTGTAAACCGACTCAATGGCTTGTTGTCCGTTAAAGGTTTTGGTGCCAGTGACTTTAATGTTGGATGTTGTGGTCAGAACGATGCCGGAGTCGCCATCGGTGGTGCGTACGACTTCATCTAAAACAGTGCCAGCCGTGAAGAGGGTCGGATTAAAGCACGCTTTGGCGTTGCTGCCGCTGCCCGGGGTGGCCGTTGGTGCTGCTGTTGGCGCCGGGGTGGTGGTGGGGGCTGCCGTCGGCACCGGGGTTGGCGCAGCGGTCGGGGTTGCCGTGGGTTGTGTGCTGCTGGTGGGCGCCGGCGTCGGCGCCGTGGTGGGCGCGGTTGTCGGTGCGGTTGTTGGCGCGGTTGTTGGCGCGGTTGTCGGCGCCGTGGTGGGTGCGGTTGTTGGCGCAGCGGTCGGTGCCGGCGTTGGCGCCGGGATGGTGGCCGACTTGACGTTGACCTGCACCGTGCTGGCCCCCGTGGTCAGATTGCCGTTGCTGCCGCTCAGGCTCAGGGTAAAGCTGCCCGCATTGATGTAGCTCGGCAGGGCAATGGCGACGCGATAGGTGAGTCCGGCTTTGCCAATGCTCAGCGCCTTGCCATCGACGGCGGCCGACAGGTCGATCTGGAAATACTGCGGGGCGTTGCCGATCTTGGCGTACAGCGTGGTCATCGCGGTATCAAAGGACACGTCAATCAGTGCAGACTCACCCGCGCGCGCTTCGACGATATTGCTGCCGATGATGCCCGGTGTGCCGTTGCCTGTTGGCATCGTGCCGGAGCGCAGCACCCCTTTGCTGTTGCCGCTGCCGATCGAAACCGCCTGCGACATCACCACCGAGTCTGTCGGCGCCACCGTGTCTGAGGTGTCGCTGCAGGCCGAGAGGGTCAACGCCAGTCCGATCGCCAGGCTGGTCTTGATCCAGTGGCGAGGCAGCAGTGCGGAAGATGTTTTCATGGGGCGTTCCTGAGGTAGATATAAAGAGCCGATATCCTACGGTGCTTCAGGTGTTGACCGATACCCCCTTAAACAGGGGGATCGATCCACAACGCAATCCGCGCGCGCAGTTCGGCAATCCGTTGCCGGGCGTCGGCGCCGGTATAGGGGATTGCAGGGTGTTTGCCCCAGACCGGCGCGGGCCAGGCATCGTCGTCCTCAAAGCGCACGATGTGGTGGATATGCAGTTGTGCGACGACGTTGCCGAGCGCGGCAACGTTGAGCTTGTGGCCGCCAAAGTGGGTCATCAGCGTCTGTCCCAGATGCAGGGATTCCTGCGCCAGCGCCTGCTGTGCCTGGGGGTCGAGCTGATAGATTTCACGCAGGCCGTTGCCGCGCGGGACCAGAATCACCCAGGGATAGCGGGCATCGTTCATCAACAGATAGCGGTGGTGCAGGCTGTCGCCGATCAGCAGGGTATCGGCGGCAAGGCGGGGGTCGAGTTCAAAGGCGGTGTTCATGCGTACACTGTCGGACGGGTCAATGGGAGCACCATGATATGAAGCGGCAGGCGTGGATTGCAGGCGCAAGCGGATTGGTTGGGCAGGCGCTGGTGCAGCAACTGCTCGTCCATCCTGCGTATGAGCAGGTGACGGCGTGGGGACGGCGGCCTTTGCAAGGCGCCGATCCGGGGTTGATCGAGGTGCGCTGGCCGCAGCCGCAAGAGGCGGTGCCGCTTTTGGCGCGCAGGGTCGATGATGGCTTTTGCTGTCTGGGCACGACGCTTGAAAAAGCGGGAAGCCGGGCGGCATTTACGGCGGTGGATCTGGATTTGGTGGTGGATTTTGCCCATCTGTGCCATGCCCACGGCGCGCGCCGTTTTGTGGTGATTTCGGCCGTCGGGGCGGCGGCTGATTCGCTGTCGTTTTATGCGCGCACCAAGGGACGCATGGAGGCGGCGCTGGCGCGCGTGGGGTTTGATGCGCTGCACATCGTGCGGCCGTCGCTGTTGCTGGGCGCGCGCGCCGAATCGCGATGGGCGGAAGATCTCGGGCAAAAAATCGCGCCGCTGATTGCGCCGTTATTGAGCGGCCGCCTGGCCCGTTTCAGGCCGGTGCGCGCGCAGGATGTGGCCCAGGCCATGCTTGAAGTGGCGCAGCGGCAGGATCGTGGGGTTGAAGTCCATCACCTGCCGCTGCAATAGCCTCATTCGGCGATCCGTTCAACGATCAGGGTGGCGCCCTGTACGTCGGTGACCTGGACGCGGACGCCTGCAGGCAGATCGGCGCCCATGATGCGCCACTGCGAATCGTCGACGCGCAGCTTGCCGACGCCATCGACGATCGGCTCGGCCAGGGTAAAGACACGCCCCAGGTAGGAATGACCGCGCCGGTTCAGGGTGGGCCGTTCGCTTTCAAACGACATCGGTTTGAAATGCCGCCACGCCAGAACCGCACAGACCGAAAACCCGCCCCACAGGGCAAATTCAACCCCCAGCCCAAGGCCGGGGATCAAAAATCCCAGGGCGCCGACGACGATGGCGCCGATTCCCACCCACAAAAAGATGAAGCCGGTCGGCAGCAGCATTTCCAGCGCCAGCAGGGCAAAGCCGAGGATCATCCAATGCCAATACTCGATCGGCATGGCTTACCCCGCGTGCGCGGAAACGCCGGCTTTTTTGGCGAGTTCGGTAATGCCGCCGAGCGCGCCGATGACGTTGCCGGCTTCCAGCGGCATCAGCACCAGTTTTTCGTTGGGCGAAGTGGCGATTTTGCCCAGCGCGTCGATGTATTTGGTGGCAACGAAGTAGTTGATGGCCTGCACATCGCCTTTGCTGATGGCCTGGCTGACCATCATCGTCGCCTTGGCCTCGGCCTCGGCTTCACGTTCGCGCGCTTCAGCATCCTTGAACGCAGCCTCGCGGCGGCCTTCGGCCTCCAGGATCTGCTGCTCTTTTTGTGCCTCGGCGGCGAGGATCTGCGCCTGACGCTCGCCTTCGGCCTTCAGAATTGCAGCGGCGCGAAAACCTTCGGCGTCGAGAATGTTCGCGCGCTTTTCGCGCTCGGCCTTCATCTGCCGCGCCATCGCATTGACCAGATCGGTGGGCGGGCGGATGTCTTTGACTTCCATCCGCGTGACCTTGATCCCCCACGGCGTGGTGGCCTCGTCGATCACGCCCAGCAGCTTGGTGTTGATGGCATCGCGGTTGGACAGCAGCGCGTCCAGATCCATCGAGCCCATCACCGTGCGCAGGTTGGTTTGCGCCAGCTGCATGATCGCGTATTCCAGGTTGTGCACTTCATAGGCGGCCTTGGGCGCGTCCAGCACCTGAAAGAACACCACGCCATCGACGCCGACCATGGCGTTGTCTTTGGTGATGACTTCTTGTGAAGGCACGTCGAGCACCTGTTCCATCATCGACAGCTTGCGGCCAATGCGATCCACATACGGCACCAGCCAGTGAAAGCCGGGCAAAAACGTGGCGCGGTATTTGCCGAACCGCTCAATGGTGTATTCCATGCCCTGCGGCACGGTCACCACGCCCTTCCACGCCGTGACGAGGAAAAATACCCCCAAAACCACTGCAAACGATGCGCCCATACTCATCTCCATAGTCATTCAGAATGCGGTCAATCAAGTGCAGTGTAGCTGTTGCCTGGCAATCAGTTTGATCCGCTCCACCATGGCGTAAAAGCCATTGCGCCGATTCATCGAAATATGGGCTTCCAGCCCCAGGCGATCAAATACATTCTCGATATCCAGATCGACGATGTATTGCGGTGTTTTGCCCGACAGCAGCGCAAACAGCAGCCCGATCAAGCCTTTGACGATATGCGCGTCGGAGTCGCCAACAAACTCCAGCGTCAGCGGCGGGCCGGGCACAACGCGATGCGTCAACCACACCTGCGACATGCAGCCGCGCACTTTATGCAGCTCGTCGTGATCGGCCTGCGGCATCGGCTCCAGCTGTCGCCCCAGCTCGATCAGATAGCGGTAGCGTTCTTCCCAGGTGCCGAGAAAGGCAAAGTTTTCGACGATTTCTTCAACATCCATAGCCGCTGCATCAGTCAAAAGTGCGCGCATGGTACGGCGGAATCCGCCGCAAAGTTATACTCGCGCCCCTTTTTGCTGTGGACAACCCTTGTGATGCGCCCGTCAAACCGTGCTGTCGATCAACTCCGCGATGTGCGCATCGAGCGCCATTACACCAAACACGCCGCCGGCTCGGTGCTGGTGAGCTTTGGTGACACTCGCGTGCTGTGCACCGCCAGCGTTGAAGAACGCGGTCCGGCGTGGAAAAAAGACGGCGGCTGGGTCACGGCTGAATACGGCATGTTGCCGGGCGCAACTCACAGCCGCGCGCGCCGCGAGGCCGCAGCAGGCAAGCAAACCGGCCGCACCCAAGAGATTCAGCGGTTG
This region includes:
- a CDS encoding ABC transporter permease, whose protein sequence is MSSAGVFAMRRLRRGWRSGEVWVLLLSLVVAIAAVASVNLFTERVRAALAAQTGEALGADLLFRARAPLPDSLRAPPAVRSVDTTSFATVVFAEDQSVLASIKAVNPGYPLRGELRISDEPFARARVSTEIPAPGTAWADARLFQTLQLKHDATLQVGAVHLRVTQVLDSEPDRGGSFSDLAPRVMINAADLPATQLIGAGSRVEYSRLFAGTPQALSPLLEMDVPNPIKRIQPQDARREIRSALDRAGQFLDVAILAATLLACAAVALSAQQYGEKLRDEIALLKTLGARQGFLARALLLQLLLIGTIAASLGALLGYGVQLMLAAVLAQAMQLSLPAAPLWPLLSAAALGLLMLLGFAAPPLLAARRTPPLRVFQRARDTDRSARVVWLLALISAAALLWMATRDVNLALAVLGGSAAALAVLAAMAWLLVRLLAPMRQSAGLSWRFGLGNIARRKHASIAQICALGLALLALLLVTVVRDDLLSRWQQQLPADTPNQFLINIQTEQIDPLKAFFAARGFEQIELWPMARGRLVALNGNPVGVDSFDDVETQRWINRDFNLSWSTTLNPDNRITQGQWWGEQGQGQPWLSAEDYAIKRLNLKLGDTMTLDFAGEPVTLTVTNFRNVGWDSFKPNFFLLTTPGALPDTVPHQWLSSFRLAPEQRSLLRELVSHFPNITVLDIDALITQVRSIAERITQAVQLIFLFTLAAGLCVLLAAMESTRSERARETAVLRALGARTSLILKGLMSEYAVMGALAGLIAALAAQLIAWVLAVSVFQIPYGPRPLLWGIGAIAGALIVTALGWLSLRNTLKTPPRAVLG
- a CDS encoding ABC transporter ATP-binding protein encodes the protein MAETPLVAAKKVVKRVHSGTAELTILDDVSLTVGAGESVAIVGRSGSGKTTLLSLLAGLDMPSAGEVVLDGRSLEGLDEDARAALRAGRVGFVFQSFQLLAGFTALENVMLPAELAGLADARARAQAELARVGLAARLHHYPHQLSGGEQQRVALARAFCSSPSILFADEPTGNLDTSTGAHIIELLFEMNAARGTTLILVTHDLQLAARCARTLTLREGRIHE
- a CDS encoding arylesterase, with protein sequence MKKTILLIVMWACASWTTALAAAEPVILVMGDSLSAAYGIPADRGWVALLQARLQKNGSRARVVNASVSGETSSGGLARLPALLQKHQPRWVLIELGANDGLRGQPVKAMQANLGQMIELARAANARPVLFEMRIPSNYGPVYTEQFAASFGRVAEATQTPLLPFFLAPIALDASAFLDDGIHPGARAQPLLLDAVWPTLAPLLRE
- a CDS encoding SDR family oxidoreductase, whose product is MNYFVTGATGFIGKFLLEQLLARADAQVHVLVRASSIHKFAALQARYGGAGQRLIAVEGDITEAGVISAADLKKLKGKIDHVFHLAAVYDMAMDDETGNRINNEGTRNVVQLCNALGGGVRLHHVSSVAVAGGDFVGRFTEDMFDQGQSLNHPYFRTKFESEKIVREESTIAFRIYRPGIVVGHSETGEMDKIDGPYYFFKTIQKVSFAVPKWLPLLGVEGGHVPLTPVDYVAKALDYIAHAEGHDGECFCLIQAQSPTVGELLQTLFEAAHGPNFAKQLELPAVPRVVKKLSQQVTARIPDAVARRISKAIGMPVSVLGYVTNQAIFDDKNARKVLKGSGISCPDFRDYADTLWAYWELHLDLDVKVPARAVQKLSGKVAVVTGASSGIGFMVAKKLAAAGAKVILVARTREKLEATRDILEQMGGEAHVYPCDLNDMAAIDACSQQILADFGQVDVLINNAGRSIRRAVMESLDRFHDYERTMQLNYFGAVRMIMNFLPSMAKRKGGQIINISSIGVLANAARFSAYVASKSALDAFSRCLSAEVKHLNIEVTAIYMPLVRTPMIAPTKLYDYVPTWSPEKAGDTVLKAIIDKPKSIATPLGTAAAVSYALWPKANDYVLNKGFKLFPSSSAAKGRREGGKPTLEQVVFANLFKGEHF
- a CDS encoding HIT domain-containing protein, giving the protein MNTAFELDPRLAADTLLIGDSLHHRYLLMNDARYPWVILVPRGNGLREIYQLDPQAQQALAQESLHLGQTLMTHFGGHKLNVAALGNVVAQLHIHHIVRFEDDDAWPAPVWGKHPAIPYTGADARQRIAELRARIALWIDPPV
- a CDS encoding NAD-dependent epimerase/dehydratase family protein, which encodes MKRQAWIAGASGLVGQALVQQLLVHPAYEQVTAWGRRPLQGADPGLIEVRWPQPQEAVPLLARRVDDGFCCLGTTLEKAGSRAAFTAVDLDLVVDFAHLCHAHGARRFVVISAVGAAADSLSFYARTKGRMEAALARVGFDALHIVRPSLLLGARAESRWAEDLGQKIAPLIAPLLSGRLARFRPVRAQDVAQAMLEVAQRQDRGVEVHHLPLQ
- a CDS encoding NfeD family protein, which gives rise to MPIEYWHWMILGFALLALEMLLPTGFIFLWVGIGAIVVGALGFLIPGLGLGVEFALWGGFSVCAVLAWRHFKPMSFESERPTLNRRGHSYLGRVFTLAEPIVDGVGKLRVDDSQWRIMGADLPAGVRVQVTDVQGATLIVERIAE
- a CDS encoding SPFH domain-containing protein, producing MGASFAVVLGVFFLVTAWKGVVTVPQGMEYTIERFGKYRATFLPGFHWLVPYVDRIGRKLSMMEQVLDVPSQEVITKDNAMVGVDGVVFFQVLDAPKAAYEVHNLEYAIMQLAQTNLRTVMGSMDLDALLSNRDAINTKLLGVIDEATTPWGIKVTRMEVKDIRPPTDLVNAMARQMKAEREKRANILDAEGFRAAAILKAEGERQAQILAAEAQKEQQILEAEGRREAAFKDAEAREREAEAEAKATMMVSQAISKGDVQAINYFVATKYIDALGKIATSPNEKLVLMPLEAGNVIGALGGITELAKKAGVSAHAG
- a CDS encoding SufE family protein: MDVEEIVENFAFLGTWEERYRYLIELGRQLEPMPQADHDELHKVRGCMSQVWLTHRVVPGPPLTLEFVGDSDAHIVKGLIGLLFALLSGKTPQYIVDLDIENVFDRLGLEAHISMNRRNGFYAMVERIKLIARQQLHCT